Proteins encoded within one genomic window of Acinetobacter sp. WCHA55:
- the hisB gene encoding imidazoleglycerol-phosphate dehydratase HisB, whose protein sequence is MTERISEVVRNTNETKIRVRVNLDGTGQGTLNTGIPFLDHMIDQIKRHGLFDIDIECDGDLEIDDHHTVEDCGITLGQAFAKALGDKKGLRRYGHFYAPLDESLSRAVVDLSGRPGLFMDIPFTRAMIGRFDVDLFSEFFQGFVNHALMTVHIDNLKGKNSHHQIESVFKAFARALRMACEIDPRATNTIASTKGSL, encoded by the coding sequence ATGACAGAACGTATCAGTGAAGTGGTAAGAAATACCAACGAAACCAAAATTCGAGTTCGTGTAAACCTCGATGGTACGGGTCAAGGCACGCTCAACACAGGTATTCCCTTTTTAGATCATATGATTGATCAAATCAAGCGACATGGCTTATTTGATATTGATATTGAATGTGATGGCGACTTGGAAATTGATGATCACCACACGGTTGAAGACTGTGGTATCACACTTGGACAGGCTTTTGCCAAAGCTTTAGGTGACAAAAAAGGTTTGCGTCGTTATGGTCATTTTTATGCACCTTTAGATGAATCTTTGAGCCGTGCTGTGGTGGACTTATCAGGCCGCCCAGGTTTATTTATGGATATTCCATTTACCCGCGCCATGATTGGTCGTTTTGATGTGGATCTATTCTCTGAGTTTTTCCAAGGCTTTGTGAACCATGCGCTCATGACGGTGCACATTGACAACCTCAAAGGTAAAAACAGTCACCACCAAATTGAAAGTGTGTTCAAGGCTTTTGCCCGTGCGCTTCGTATGGCCTGTGAAATTGACCCACGTGCAACCAACACCATTGCTTCAACCAAAGGTAGCTTGTAA
- a CDS encoding GNAT family N-acetyltransferase, producing the protein MPITVHAYTSLEKEELRSQLERLYDTSPEFGDGHDAVEQLEQNLAQYTLLYTAEFNTKVIGALWCSGQGENKTLEYIVVHPANRGRGVAERLVEEVCRMEEAKGVKVFEPGCGAIHRCLEHIGKI; encoded by the coding sequence ATGCCTATTACCGTACACGCTTATACTTCACTAGAAAAAGAAGAGTTGCGCAGCCAGCTAGAGCGACTGTACGACACCAGTCCTGAATTTGGCGATGGGCATGATGCCGTAGAACAACTTGAGCAGAATCTGGCTCAGTATACCTTACTTTATACCGCAGAATTTAATACTAAAGTCATTGGTGCACTTTGGTGTAGTGGGCAGGGTGAAAATAAAACTTTAGAATACATCGTGGTACATCCTGCAAACCGTGGACGAGGGGTTGCGGAACGACTGGTTGAAGAAGTCTGCCGTATGGAAGAAGCAAAAGGTGTCAAAGTATTCGAACCGGGTTGTGGTGCGATTCACCGTTGCTTAGAGCATATTGGTAAAATTTAA
- a CDS encoding class I SAM-dependent methyltransferase → MKDRFSSGSQLYQLARPRYPASLIQEILKHVATPQFAWDCGAGSGQLTQLLVPYFDAVVATDISAHQLQHAPYFENVSYQVQSAEHTSFAEQSFDLITVAQAIHWFDFDGFYAEVRRTLRPEGILAVIGYGLIQLQHPELQGCIERLYFKTLKGYWDAERRYIDEGYQTIPFPFKKITTPELSMSFQWSAAQLLDYLSTWSALKHYRAKNSDDPLYEFKAFFALDDHVNQVFELKFPIFLRLGRLPVSAH, encoded by the coding sequence ATGAAAGACCGCTTTTCATCAGGAAGTCAGCTTTATCAACTCGCACGGCCACGTTATCCAGCGAGTTTGATCCAAGAAATACTCAAGCATGTAGCGACGCCTCAATTCGCATGGGACTGTGGTGCAGGATCGGGGCAATTGACTCAATTGTTGGTGCCTTATTTTGATGCCGTGGTGGCGACAGATATCAGTGCGCATCAGTTGCAGCATGCACCTTATTTTGAAAATGTCAGTTATCAAGTCCAGTCTGCAGAGCACACCAGTTTTGCTGAACAGAGTTTTGATTTAATCACGGTGGCCCAAGCCATTCATTGGTTTGACTTTGATGGGTTTTATGCAGAAGTGCGGCGGACTTTACGGCCTGAGGGAATTTTGGCGGTCATTGGCTATGGTTTAATTCAGTTACAGCATCCTGAGTTACAGGGCTGCATTGAGCGACTTTATTTTAAGACTTTGAAGGGCTATTGGGATGCAGAACGACGATATATAGACGAGGGCTATCAAACCATTCCTTTTCCATTTAAAAAAATAACAACACCTGAATTGTCGATGTCATTTCAATGGTCTGCTGCTCAATTGTTAGATTATTTAAGCACATGGTCTGCACTGAAACATTATCGAGCGAAAAATTCAGATGACCCCTTATATGAGTTCAAAGCATTTTTTGCGTTGGATGATCACGTGAACCAAGTTTTTGAGCTTAAATTTCCAATTTTTTTAAGATTGGGTCGCCTACCTGTATCGGCGCATTGA
- a CDS encoding GNAT family acetyltransferase, with amino-acid sequence MFIIRPYLETDLEDVIALWELCDLTRPWNNPEIDIFRKTAQKDGLFLLAVKDEQLLATLMGGYDGHRGWINYLAVHPHFQRNGVATALIQQLEKRLIALGCPKLQLLVRKENIDVQSFYEQLGYEEIEVVCFGKRLIAD; translated from the coding sequence ATGTTCATTATTCGCCCCTATCTCGAAACAGATTTAGAAGACGTCATTGCACTTTGGGAGTTATGCGACCTCACTCGCCCTTGGAACAACCCTGAAATTGATATTTTTAGAAAAACCGCGCAAAAAGATGGTTTATTTTTATTGGCCGTTAAAGATGAACAACTCCTCGCAACCTTGATGGGTGGTTATGATGGCCATCGCGGCTGGATTAATTATTTGGCAGTACATCCACACTTTCAACGCAATGGGGTCGCAACTGCACTCATACAGCAGCTTGAGAAGCGCCTGATTGCGTTAGGCTGTCCCAAACTACAACTGCTTGTACGTAAAGAAAACATCGACGTGCAAAGCTTCTATGAGCAATTGGGCTATGAGGAAATCGAAGTCGTATGCTTTGGTAAACGTCTGATTGCCGATTAA